The nucleotide window CATTTCTTCAAGAGAATTATTCCCATCTGTTGCATTAGTATGGGTATGCAGGTCGCCTTTTATATCGCTGAGCTTTATAAGTTTCGGTAATTCATTTTTTTTTGCTGCTTCAATTTCTCCGGTGTCTTCTCTAAGCTCGGGTTCTATATATGTAAGCCCGAGTTTTTTATATATTTCTTCTTCGCTTTCCCCAGCAATTCGTTCATCACCTTTGAATAATCCATATTCGTTGATTTTTAAATCATTATCTTTGGCGATTTTTCGTAGTGCTATATTGTGGGCTTTAGAGCCTGTAAAATAGTTTAATGCTGCCCCATAGCTTTCTTTTGGGAAAACTCTTAAATCAACTTGAATTCCCGAGTTTAGTAATACGCTCGCCCGACTTTCACCTTGTGCCAAAATGGTTTGGACATCTTTATAATTTACGAATTTATCGACAACTGTTTGGCAAGAAGTGCAAGTTATCAGAATATCAATATCGCCTACGGTTTCTTTTTTTCGTCTATAGCTCCCCGCAAGCTCGATTTTGTGTACGTTCGTGTCTTTTTTTAAATATTCTACAATGGGCTGTGCGTATTCTTCAACCACAGCGTTTTTTAATCTATTGTATTTATTCTCAATTTTGTCGATATCGTTTATAATTTGGTCTTCAATTTTTTCGCTAAAACCTTCAAGATGCCGAATTTGTTGATTTGCAGCAGCAGTTTCAAGTTCTTTGAGGTTAGTTATTCTTAAATCTTGATATAATTTTTTTATTCGTTTTGGTCCTAATCCTTGAACCTTGCTAAGATTTTCATAATCAATCGGGTTTTTTGCTTTAAGTTCCTTTAATAATCTGATTTCTTTGCCGTTTACAATATCAATGATTTTTTGTGCTAAATCAACTCCGATATTAGGTATCGTTGTTAAATCTTCGTTGTCCTTGACCATTATTTCAACATCTTTTGTAAGGTTTTCCATTGAAGTTGCTCCGCTTCGATATGCTCTTATCCTAAAAGGATTTTCGCCTTCAAGCTCGAGCAAATCTGCCAGATGGTTAAAGATATTTGCAATTTCAATATTTTTATTAGACATAAAATTTACTTATTAACCTAAATAATAACAAAAGAATTTTATCCCAATACTTTCTCTTTTTTATCCTCTTATAAGGGATTTTAAATAACTATT belongs to Candidatus Gastranaerophilales bacterium and includes:
- the polX gene encoding DNA polymerase/3'-5' exonuclease PolX — encoded protein: MSNKNIEIANIFNHLADLLELEGENPFRIRAYRSGATSMENLTKDVEIMVKDNEDLTTIPNIGVDLAQKIIDIVNGKEIRLLKELKAKNPIDYENLSKVQGLGPKRIKKLYQDLRITNLKELETAAANQQIRHLEGFSEKIEDQIINDIDKIENKYNRLKNAVVEEYAQPIVEYLKKDTNVHKIELAGSYRRKKETVGDIDILITCTSCQTVVDKFVNYKDVQTILAQGESRASVLLNSGIQVDLRVFPKESYGAALNYFTGSKAHNIALRKIAKDNDLKINEYGLFKGDERIAGESEEEIYKKLGLTYIEPELREDTGEIEAAKKNELPKLIKLSDIKGDLHTHTNATDGNNSLEEMAEAAKALGYEYIGNTEHSKRVAMAKGLDEKALTEHIKKIDNLNEKLKDFKILKGIEVDILEDGTLDLPDSILKELDIVIGAIHYNQNLPKEKQTERILKAMDNPYFNILAHPTGRLINQREGYDVDMEKIMKKAKDTNSILEINAHPSRLDLNNTNAKMAKNMGVKLSIATDAHDISGLKNMKYGVNQARRGWIEAKDVVNTNDLTTIKQILKK